The following are from one region of the Strix aluco isolate bStrAlu1 chromosome 30, bStrAlu1.hap1, whole genome shotgun sequence genome:
- the LOC141916567 gene encoding methanethiol oxidase-like, producing MAKCGACGPGYATPLDAMKGPREEIVYVPCIYRNTGIEKPDYLATVDVDPGSPRYCQVIHRLPVPNLKDELHHSGWNACSSCFGDATKRRNRLILPSLISSRIYVVDVGTDSRAPRIHKIVEPVELFWKGNVANPHTSHCLGSGDILISCLGDPAGNGKGGFILLDGETFEVKGNWENGEKVPPLGYDFWYQPRHNVLMSTEWGAPKALADGFDPADIERGLYGRRINVWDWSTHTYVQAIDLGKGSVPLEIRFLHNPEAAEGFVACGLSSAVHRFYKTEKGDWAAEKVIEVPSKKVQGWLLPDMPGLITDILISLDDRFLYFSNWLHGDIRQYDISNRRRPRLVGQVFLGGSITKGGAVTVVEDKELQSQPEPFVIQGKRVPGGPQMIQLSLDGKRLYVTNSLYSGWDKQFYPDLVKEGSVMLQIDVDTERGGLKANKNFLVDFGKEPGGPVLAHEIRYPGGDCTSDIWM from the exons CAAAATGCGGCGCATGTGGTCCAGGATACGCAACACCTCTGGATGCCATGAAAG GTCCCCGGGAGGAGATTGTGTACGTGCCCTGTATCTACAGAAACACCGGGATAGAGAAGCCCGACTACCTGGCCACCGTGGACGTCGACCCCGGCTCCCCGCGCTATTGCCAG GTGATCCACCGCCTGCCCGTGCCGAACCTGAAGGACGAGCTCCATCATTCGGGGTGGAAcgcctgcagcagctgctttgggGATGCCACAAAGAGAAGAAATCGCCTGATTCTACCAAGCCTGATCTCTTCTCGAATTTATGTGGTGGATGTGGGAACAGACTCGCGAGCTCCTAGAATCCATAAG ATTGTCGAGCCAGTGGAGTTGTTCTGGAAGGGCAACGTGGCTAATCCTCACACCTCTCACTGTCTGGGCAGTGGTGACATCTTAATCAGCTGTTTGGGAGACCCTGCTGGCAATGGAAAAG GTGGCTTTATTCTGCTGGACGGAGAGACCTTTGAAGTGAAAGGAAATTGGGAGAATGGGGAAAAGGTTCCTCCCCTGGGTTACGACTTCTGGTACCAGCCGCGACACAACGTCCTGATGAGCACCGAGTGGGGAGCCCCCAAAGCCTTGGCAGACGGGTTTGACCCCGCTGATATAGAGAGAG GGCTCTACGGCCGCCGCATTAACGTGTGGGACTGGAGCACCCACACCTACGTTCAGGCCATTGACCTGGGGAAGGGCTCCGTGCCGCTGGAGATCCGATTCCTCCACAATCCCGAGGCCGCAGAGGGGTTTGTTGCGTGTGGCCTGAGCAGCGCGGTGCATCGGTTCTACAAGACAGAG AAAGGAGACTGGGCGGCAGAGAAAGTGATTGAAGTACCCAGCAAGAAGGTGCAAGGATGGCTCCTGCCTGACATGCCTG GTCTTATCACCGACATCCTCATCTCGCTGGACGACAGGTTCCTGTACTTCAGCAACTGGCTGCACGGCGACATCCGCCAGTACGACATCTCCaaccgccgccggccccggctgGTGGGGCAG GTGTTTCTGGGAGGCAGCATCACGAAAGGTGGGGCTGTAACTGTGGTGGAGGACAAGGAGCTGCAGAGTCAGCCGGAGCCCTTTGTGATCCAG GGGAAGAGGGTGCCGGGCGGACCTCAGATGATCCAGCTGAGTTTGGATGGGAAGAGGTTGTACGTCACCAACTCCCTGTACAGCGGATGGGACAAGCAGTTCTACCCGGATCTCGTCAA GGAAGGCTCCGTTATGCTGCAGATTGACGTGGATACTGAAAGAGGTGGATTGAAGGCGAATAAAAACTTCCTAGTGGATTTTGGGAAGGAACCTGGTGGGCCTGTCCTAGCTCACGAGATTCGTTACCCCGGTGGAGACTGTACCTCTGATATCTGGATGTAG